From a single Pseudophryne corroboree isolate aPseCor3 chromosome 6, aPseCor3.hap2, whole genome shotgun sequence genomic region:
- the MXD3 gene encoding max dimerization protein 3, translating into MDQLPSNLQVLLQAAEYVERREREAEHGYASILPCDTTTPGRRKRQRTNSNPDSVRSVHNELEKHRRAQLRRCLEQLKQQVPLSVDTSRHTTLSLLHRAKQHIKKLEDQELRAKNLKEKLRTEQQKLRQRLKQLLPSNSTERIRADSLDSSTLSSERSDSDQEDLEIDVEGVILSGNEGDLFVSFSAGMEHSYSTPAHAWL; encoded by the exons ATGGATCAACTGCCCAGCAACCTCCAGGTACTGCTCCAAGCAGCTGAGTACGTCGAGCGAAGAGAGCGGG AAGCAGAACATGGTTATGCTTCCATATTGCCTTGTGATACCACCACTCCTGGGAGGAGAAAACGACAGAGAACCAACAGCAATCCTGACAGCGTTAG GTCTGTTCACAATGAACTAGAGAAACACCG GAGAGCGCAGCTGCGGAGGTGCTTGGAACAGTTAAAGCAGCAGGTCCCTCTGAGTGTGGACACTTCTCGTCACACAACTCTCAGCCTCTTGCACAGAGCCAAGCAGCACATCAAA AAGCTGGAGGATCAAGAGCTGAGAGCGAAGAACCTAAAGGAAAAACTAAGAAcagagcaacagaagctccggcaaAGACTAAAACAACTTCTACCTTCCAATAGCACTGAACGCATAAGAGCCGATAGCCTGGACTCCTCTACCTTGTCATCAGAAAGATCGGATTCTGATCAAG AAGATTTGGAGATAGATGTGGAAGGGGTAATCCTGAGCGGAAATGAGGGAGACCTGTTCGTTTCTTTTAGTGCTGGCATGGAGCACAGTTACTCAACTCCAGCTCATGCCTGGTTATGA